In Papaver somniferum cultivar HN1 chromosome 9, ASM357369v1, whole genome shotgun sequence, the genomic stretch tacatcTGAATTTTGTGTTGATTCAAGCCTGGAGCAGCTGTGCACCAGCTTTTCTAATTCCTGTGGACAGATGCACACAGACGCTCAAAATTGTGTATGAAGAAAACGCTACATATACTTAGAAGCACCATGTCATAGTACGGAAACTTATTCAATTCTGAGACAAGAAATGTCCTACCCGTGGTTGCAAAATTGAACCTTTCACAGACTAAAGAAAAGAACAAAGACCATCAGCTGTCTATCATGTCAATCACAACTCGAAGTTCTAGATGAAAGGTTATAAATGTTAACATCAGCATATAGTTAACTAGGATTCTTGGGTTAGATTGGGTTCTTCCTCCTTGACTGACCGCCTATACTCTGGCTTTAGCTCATAGCTTCCTTGGTTTGTTCCTCTGTTGTTGTAgatacagagttctttaagtaTATCTTTCAGGAATTGCTGCAGAGAGAAAATATTGTTAAAACTGCATGAAGTGCCACCTCTGGTGAACTGACAGATGACAGAAGGTGCTTAGTGAGGGAGTTTCACTTAAATCATAGTGTGCGAGTTTGAATACTCTTGGTTTCATCCATGCTGTGTTATAAGGGATGGATGCTCTATACTTATATCGTCCATGGCATGTATAATGTCGATGTAAAACAACCTTTTTACAAATATTGCAATTTTAGTGATGGAAAAACTGAAGGATCCAAAGAGACATACCTCAGGTTGGTCTGTCTCCTGGATCAACTCCTGAGTGTCCAGTTTGGTTGCCTTTCAAAAAGCTTAAACATTACACCCTCCATTTCCACACGATCCCTTCTTGATCTTCTTCCATCTGGCACTTTGTTTGGCACCAATTTGATCTTTCCATGAAATACACACCACCAAGAaatggagatttttatttttcattgcaGATATCAAAGCAACAGAAAAATGTCTTTGTACACTTAGAAAATTTGGGTAGTATCTGCAGGGAAAAAAGAGGGGCAGGTACGACGTACTAAAAAGGAAGATGTAAAATACCTTGGGATTAGAGGGCATGTGACTAAACATCGCAGGCTTAGGCATCATATGTTCCCCACGATCATTTTCGATAACCTTCAAAAGTTAGGACATGGGATGAACAAATTCCAAAGAGATATTATGTGAAAGGAAGGTACACATCCTATGTTAGAAGTAAAAACTTGACTAACTAACTAAAACAGAATAACAATACCTTCACTTGTCTAGTTTTAACCATATATTTGCTTGTTCGTTCACGATAAAGCCTACTATAGTCCTGGATACTTTCGGAATGGGGCTTCATGTCAAATTTCTGCAGCACTTTACCCTCCACCGCAGTCTTACCTATAATAGAACACAGGGGTAGAAGTCAACTTTCTAGCTAGCATGAGTATATATCAAGACCATAATCATCCAAATTAAATCACTTGGTTCAAGTGATAAAACTACCATCGACAGAATCATATCAATGGAATCCTCCAAACAGTACAATCAATTACAGGCATGTAGACAGAAAAGTATGGAACTGATTCCTGAGATGCACATATATACGGTGACACAACAGACAAAGATCAATAGGTTTCTAGCCCACATTGGATCCTCTGCAATGTATTCAAAAACATGGAGACAAGGTAAAAAGCCCGTGAAGGCTTTAGATTACTCCTAAGTTGCATAAGAAGGCGTGAATTAAACCCTGAGGGCCAACAAACGGTTCCTTCTAGTGTTCATGTCATATTGATATTTTTGCTAAACTTATTTGAATGGATTGGGACAAAAATCTATTTATTTAAGCAGTATATGAATGCAGAAGTGTTCCTAATTGAGCTTGTTCTCCCTACAAGATTTATATTATAAGATCCTGAAATGGACGAAGCCCCTGTACTATGATTGCATGTGAAAACATAAATTAGTAATTACATTATGAATGCATGTGAATTCTATCTCTAGAAAACAAAGTTCTATAGGAGCAAAGAAATGCATACGACTTTGAAAACCATATAATCAGCCACATAAAAGCTTTTATCACGTCATTgattaaaaacataaaacaacGATAGACCAGACAACATTACCTTCTTGCATCTGAGAAAAGACACACATTGGAATGAATTCCTTATGCATGTCCAAAGAGTAACACTTTGGTGCATTCTCAGAATCGTTTTTAGCCATTTCCATTGTGAACTGATCATCAGTTGAACCAATGTACAAAATATTGCACAAAATTGTTGGTTAGAAGGTAATTCTATAGAACAACCAGTAACCAATACAATGTAATGAATGACCTGAATATAAAACAAGAATTAAAAACAAAACATAGTAATGACGACGTACAAGAATTAAAATCCCCACAAAATAAGTTACGCACATCCAACACAACAGAAAAGTCTGAATCAACCAAGTTCTATTTAAAATCGGAAAGAACCTCCCATGTTTCAATTCACTTTGATTACGATATTAGCCAGAACATACATTGTCACTGCTAGTTACTTAACTCTCAATCTAGATTGAGAACATTACAATCTGCACAACGGTTGCTGACCACAGGCATAAGAAAATTGTAACAAAATCTTGATTTCACAGCGATTAACACCCTAATTTCATCCAATCAGCACAAATCCCTAATAATATCATTCAAGAAAAGCACCAAGatcattcaagataaatgaaagcTAATCTATATAAGAAAAACGCAAGTAACAAGAACtagaaccaattcaaaaccctagaaagaaAGAGAGACTTACCTGACGAGATAAAGGATCATCGTCAGAAGCCAGAGGGTCAATAGAAAGAGTGAGCTTAGCAAGATAGTGAGAAGAATTCGGATGAGGTGCAGAAGCAGTAAGATCGTCAGAAACGATGGTGTTGTTGGTGGTTATGGATTGAGACATCCAAGAACGAGAAACGATCGGAGGACATTTCAATAACCATACTGGTGTGTTTTGATTACTTGTCTCTATTCCTTCTTTATTATTACTGCTACCGCCATTGCGACTAAGCCATATTTTATTAGCtacgtaatatatatatatagtgtttTAGTGTTTGACAGTCGGCAATGCATAAAGTTTTCGCCGACTTATCAACTCTGAGGGCCCCATAAAATCTCTGTCGGTGTACACCGCACCCCAAAATGGAAACTTGAGGAACGACAACTGTGAAAATGGTATTCGAGTGACCGCTTGCGCTACATGGAGTCCGACTGCAAATAGCATTGTCATTGTCATCGCCATCATCTAGATTCTAGACAAATAAGTAGCATTGTGACACAAGATATATACATGACGTGACATCTGCATTCCCATACTGCACATTTTGGACCAAACATTTCCATCTAACCTTCAATAAGATTCctagcttttttttcttctcgaagCATGGCAAGATCCCTAGCTGACAACATTAACATGGCACTAGCACATAGGTATATTAGAATATCTGGGAAATGTTGCGCTTGTAGGGGATGTTAAGGTTTGCATAGAACTATCCAGATTGTATTTCATTACAACAAAATTCGGCGAGTAAAACAGACATACAGCAAAGAGAAAAGACGGTGATGGCAATTTGAGCGTCTAGGTTATAGTGTATTCAACATCCAGTTAGTCTTCAGTTTCTGAATCAAGAATAGGCAGGATGCTGTATGCAGAGGAACTGATGTGCATACCACGAACAATGCCTCCATAGTCGACCTTGATTCTATGGCAGAATAATAAAATTGCATCCCACAACGCCGTTCTTCTCTGAGAATAAGCAAGGCAAAAATGAGTTCCACTACATAACACTAAAACATAACCAAGATAAAAACATCACATAATCAATTTGTGTGGGGAAGATATGGTAAGACCAAACTCGGGAGAAGCAAAGCACAAGAAGTCATTGAAGTTGACATAAATGGTAACCATGAAATTCATTAGTATTTACTTTGTGCACTACAACATCACTTTGTGCACTCCATGTGCATGTTGTGCAGGGTGCAGGCAATTACGAAGAAACGACTTCATCAAAGATAACTAAATAAATCATAATATAATCCATACCATGACTCAGAGACACTTACTTGGAGAGAAAACTGCAGCTTTTTATCCCAATACAGGGCAAAAAGAGGAGGGCTTTGCTTCCCAACAAATAATATACAAGCTCCGGCATGAAAAACAGAGGGCACGCTAGATATGACAACCAGATATTTCTCAGGGAATCTCTCTTTCGGAGGCAAAACTCCTAAGAATAAAGGGTTCTTGCTTGATTGTGTGCTTGTATAGGATGTTGGATCTACATGTAACATCCATTTCGGGTGATCTAGATATGCACAGAATAGATACAACAATAAGTGAGAATCAGTTGGAAGCTCCAGAGTCCACTTCTTGTTCACCTTGTCATAAACCTCGCCAGTTCCTAGGTATTCATAGCTCTTCAAGCAAGTTCCTTCGGCAAGCTCTGATAAACGAAAACCGGATCAGCTAAAAGACTCAAGATCTAAATTTGGTCACAAGCATATCGTGAGAATTGAATATATACCTCGAATCCTTTGCACTGTGTAGTCGGCCCGAACACTACTTTGTGGTAACAAACCTTTAACCCACTCTCCTTTCATCAGTTGGTGAAGCCTCTGGTGCTCAGTGATGGCATCTACACACTCCTGTATCAAAGAGATTTGCTGCTGTGATTGTTGCATATTACTTGAAGGAAATTTGGCtgtgaacaaagaaaagaaacacaTTTAAATTTGTATGCACCATCAGAATGTAACATAATCTAGCTACTGAAACATAAATATAAAAATAGTGCATGGGTGACCTACAGCCATAGCCTTCAAGAGACTGGACAAGAGTAGCGCGTAGATTATGAAGTTGCTCTTTCTCCTCCTGAGAGTATGCTGGTTGCCATTCTTTTGTACCATCACCCGAGGATACAGTAGGAGCTCCAGTACTTGGAGAATCACTTCCCACTAGATTGACACTGACCGAAATACCAAGCTTTGCAGCAGCTTGCATTACCTGTAGATATCAAACAAATAATATACACATCATGCACACGCTGATCGAAATCCAGCTTTAGATGCTATACACATGATTTTGATGAAGTTTAAAATCAAACAAGCAACAGGCTAACAAACCTGAAGATGACTAGTTTCAATCTTTTCCAGTAATGGATTtaataaaactgatgaaaaccATTGCCTGAGGTGGTCTCTCCACTGCTCAATTTCAGGATAGATGCCTAAATGATCAAAAGCATCAATCGACTCTTCCATTGACATTGGTGGGGGAAGATCACCCTCTCCTTTTTTAGGTGGAGTACTGAACTTCTGAGAACCAGGGGACATTCTAACAGGCCTTAGTGGTGTACTCCTCTTGATTCCAGATGTATTAGCTGAATTAGTAACCGTAGTAGGAGTAGTTATGTTCAACTTCAAACCATCAAGGGACGCTGGAGGTGTGGCCAATTTTGATGCTGATTCTGTGATTCTTTCATCTACATCCGCCAAGAACTGCTCAAGACTTTCCTCTGACATGATAACTTTTGAAGCTGATGATCGTTGCTTTGACCATGGGGTCGAGAGAACCCAATCTGCACTAGGTGACGTTTGAATTGATGGTGTCTGTGGAGAAGCTGAAGGTACAAGGTAGAGAGAAGATGTCGAACTCGGGGAGTTGGATGGCTTataggatgaacctgacttagttCCAGAGGCAGTTATTGATTTCTGAACACCAACACAACAATTTGGACTAGAGACTGGTTGATGAATTGGGACAAGAACATCTGAAGGAGAAGGTGGAACATAAGTTCTTGACTTAGGGGGTTTCTTCGCAGAATCAGAGTCAACTCTCTCAACAGATTTTGATTTTACTCCCAGAAGTCCCAATTGACGAGTTGTGAGAGGTTGTTGCTCCTTTGGTAATCCTTCAGAACCCACAGCAAAGAAAGCAACAATGTCTTTGGTTCTCCACAGGGAGAAAGCTCGAATAAGGGCAGACAATGTTCCAATGAACACCAGACCAACCATGACCCCTgtcatctttgtaaacacatctgtcacaaaataataatacggAGATTACAATCCGTTTAAACAATTTGAAACTTCCATTTCATTCTTAAAGAAGATGAGATACAACAACTCACGAGCTGTGGTAGTGGAAACATATTTTGGCTTCCAATTATTATAATTCCTTCTTCCCTTCAAAAATTTCAGACAACTTGTATTAATCCCAAAAAAATTAGAAAGGAACTTGAAAGTGAGCCGTAAAACTAAACttcaatcaaaaccctaaactTCTCAATTCAAGCAAgcagaaaattaaggaaaagcaTCAAACATTCATAACATCTAACCTTAATTTCGTTAACAAATAAAATTAATCTCCTAAACCCTAGTTCTCCAAGTCGAGGACTAAATCACCACTTTTAACAAATCAGCTAGGGTTTAGAAGAGAAACATTCTCTTACCTGAAGACAATGCTGATAAGGGCGACTGCAGAAATAGCTGATACAGAAAATATGGATAACAAAGTTGATTTTGAAGGGCGAAGACTCGTTGCTGTTAAGGCTGCTGaaagattagggttttgataaaCAGAAAATTTGAAGGGTTTCACTTGTGGAGAGCtagttcctcctcctcctcctccttccatggcagaaattagggttttcttcgGTTATGAGTTGAAGACGAAAAACGAAATGGCCGCCATGAATTAAAACTCCAGATTGTAGTGTTTTTCTTTTATCTGTCCTCCTCTCACGACTGTAACAAGTAACAACACCGCTCTGTTTCAAAAGCTTTCTTTGGTGGGAAAATGGGTAAAATATATTTAGGGCTTTACTTCAGTGGGATAGGTTTCGGGATCTATTGAGCCGATTTTGAGATTTTACCATCCGCACCCATACTTTGGGTAGCAGCAGCAGACCACAGATTTCCAACAAAGCTTGCTAAGAGAGTTTGTAGCACATGGCGAAGGCTGCTGCAGATAGTTACCAAATTCCATAAGGGAACTCATCTGTCATTTCGAACTCTTATTTAAAGAAGACAAAGATAATAAAAAGGCTCTATAAAATTATGCATCGGTAAAGATTATGATCCAAATAAACTTGTTTTACATTGAATTTATTCTCCACTACAtaataaataaatcaagaatTTGCCTAGATATATActcttcaattgcaaataaactTGATAAACATAAAGTAACTCATAAGATATAATTTTCACCTCCATTAAAACTTTCCTCCGAGGTAGAAATGGTGATCATTTTATTACAATCCAAAACACTATCTTGCAAACTCAATAGAAGATGGGTAGTACTGAAACACAATGAAAGTTTTGTTTTCAGAATGAGGTTGAAATGGTGATCATTTTATTACAATCCAAAACACTATCTTGCAAACTCAATAGAAGATGGGTAGTACTGAAACACAATGAAAGTTTTGTTTTCAGAATGATTGGAACTTGAGCTTCACCTCACAAAATTTGAATAACACATCTTATTGTTGATCTAGCAACCGGATCAAGATTTGAACAATTCAATTCAATGAATATCACTTtgaaatctcttcttcttcttcaaattcacCTCTGATTCTAGCAATTGCCTCCGATAATCTTCCTTCTCTACGTATATTCCATACAAATTCAACCAAACTATTGCTACCTCTAACCCCACAAATTTTACTAACATCCCTTTCAATGGGTCTTCTTCCGGGGATCACTCTGAGAACAATAACTCCGTAACTAAAAACACCGGTTTTATCAGTGGATTTTTCTGGTTAGAGATATTCAAGTGCTAAAAACCCATTATTCCAGAGGCAATTGTTGCGTCAGGTGATTTATCGTGTTCAATTATCTTTGCTAGTCCAAAATCACCTACTCGGGCATTGAAAAACACGTCGAGCATAATATTACTAGTTTTGATATACCTATGAATTACTTAGCTTTCACACTCTTCATGCAGGTAAGCTAAATCCGAAGCAACACCCATTAAAATTCTTTTCCTGTTTGGCCATGGTAATAGAAATTTAACTTCAAACAAAGCCTTACCAAGACTCGGATTAGTCATGAAGTTGTAGATAAGTAAAATT encodes the following:
- the LOC113307844 gene encoding transmembrane protein 209-like isoform X1 yields the protein MTGVMVGLVFIGTLSALIRAFSLWRTKDIVAFFAVGSEGLPKEQQPLTTRQLGLLGVKSKSVERVDSDSAKKPPKSRTYVPPSPSDVLVPIHQPVSSPNCCVGVQKSITASGTKSGSSYKPSNSPSSTSSLYLVPSASPQTPSIQTSPSADWVLSTPWSKQRSSASKVIMSEESLEQFLADVDERITESASKLATPPASLDGLKLNITTPTTVTNSANTSGIKRSTPLRPVRMSPGSQKFSTPPKKGEGDLPPPMSMEESIDAFDHLGIYPEIEQWRDHLRQWFSSVLLNPLLEKIETSHLQVMQAAAKLGISVSVNLVGSDSPSTGAPTVSSGDGTKEWQPAYSQEEKEQLHNLRATLVQSLEGYGSKFPSSNMQQSQQQISLIQECVDAITEHQRLHQLMKGEWVKGLLPQSSVRADYTVQRIRELAEGTCLKSYEYLGTGEVYDKVNKKWTLELPTDSHLLLYLFCAYLDHPKWMLHVDPTSYTSTQSSKNPLFLGVLPPKERFPEKYLVVISSVPSVFHAGACILFVGKQSPPLFALYWDKKLQFSLQRRTALWDAILLFCHRIKVDYGGIVRGMHISSSAYSILPILDSETED
- the LOC113307844 gene encoding transmembrane protein 209-like isoform X2, whose amino-acid sequence is MEGGGGGGTSSPQVKPFKFSVYQNPNLSAALTATSLRPSKSTLLSIFSVSAISAVALISIVFRRNYNNWKPKYVSTTTAHVFTKMTGVMVGLVFIGTLSALIRAFSLWRTKDIVAFFAVGSEGLPKEQQPLTTRQLGLLGVKSKSVERVDSDSAKKPPKSRTYVPPSPSDVLVPIHQPVSSPNCCVGVQKSITASGTKSGSSYKPSNSPSSTSSLYLVPSASPQTPSIQTSPSADWVLSTPWSKQRSSASKVIMSEESLEQFLADVDERITESASKLATPPASLDGLKLNITTPTTVTNSANTSGIKRSTPLRPVRMSPGSQKFSTPPKKGEGDLPPPMSMEESIDAFDHLGIYPEIEQWRDHLRQWFSSVLLNPLLEKIETSHLQVMQAAAKLGISVSVNLVGSDSPSTGAPTVSSGDGTKEWQPAYSQEEKEQLHNLRATLVQSLEGYGSKFPSSNMQQSQQQISLIQECVDAITEHQRLHQLMKGEWVKGLLPQSSVRADYTVQRIRELAEGTCLKSYEYLGTGEVYDKVNKKWTLELPTDSHLLLYLFCAYLDHPKWMLHVDPTSYTSTQSSKNPLFLGVLPPKERFPEKYLVVISSVPSVFHAGACILFVGKQSPPLFALYWDKKLQFSLQRRTALWDAILLFCHRIKVDYGGIVRGMHISSSAYSILPILDSETED